The segment GTCGTTCACCGCGCTCATCGAGGACACCGAGTTTCAACTCAAGTTCGTCGTCACCGACGACGGTGACCTCCCGGAGATTCTGTCCGTGATAGCGGAACTTCGGGACGCTGCCGACGTTCCGATCCGTGACGATGACGTCCTCCTGATGCCCGAGGGTGCGACGCGCGAACGGCTCGCGGAAACGCGCGGACGGGTCGCAGAACTCGCGATGGAGTACGGCTTCCGATATACACCGCGTCTGCACGTCGATCTCTGGAACGACGCGCCCGAAACGTAATTCGATACAGACCCGAACACACCATGACGATAGACGAAAACACTGACAGCGATACCGGAACCGACGATCCGGTCGAACCCGCCCTCGAGTTCGCGGCCGAACCGACCGACGGACGCGCCGTTGTCCTCCTGTCGGGCGGCATGGACAGCGCGACCGCCGCCTACGCCGCCCGCGACCGCGGGTACGAACTCTGTTGCTTGCACACCACCTACGGCCAGCGGACGGAAGACCGAGAGCACGACTGCGCCCGGAAACTCGCGAGCGAGCTCACAGCCTCCGATTTCCTGCGGATCGAGACCGACCATCTTGCAGAAATCGGTGCCTCGAGTCTCACCGACGACGGGATGGCACTCGAAGACGCCGATACGGAACGCGACGAGATTCCGTCTTCGTACGTCCCCTTTCGGAACGCGAACCTGCTCTCGATGGCCGTCTCTTACGCCGAGGCGACCGACTGTGAGACGGTGGTCATCGGCGCACACAGCGAGGACTTCTCGGGTTATCCCGACTGTCGTCCCCAGTTTTTCGAAGCGTTCGAGCGGCTGGTCGCGGTCGGAACGAAACCCGGAACCGAGATCACGATCGACGCACCGTTCGTCGACTGGTCGAAAACCGAGATAGCGGAGTACGGTATCGACCTCGGGGTTCCGTACGAACACACCTGGAGTTGCTACCGCGAGAACGAACCCGCCTGCGGGACCTGCGATGCGTGTGCGTACCGGCTGCAGGCCTTCCAGCGAATCGGCGTACGCGATCCGATCGCGTACGAGCGTCGACCGTCGTACACCGACGGCTGACGCTGTCGGATGGTGGTGCGGTGGGCGGACGTCTCCGAGACGGACGTCGACACCGATCTTTGTTACTTACGGGACCGAACACTGGTCGACACCAAAAATCGTGCACAACAGTTCCTCGTCGCCGGCATCGTCGTTGCTCGAGAACCCTACCAGGCTCGTTCGAGAACCCCTTCGATCTCCTCCGGGTCCGGGTCGAATCCCGGTGGGGCATTCGCCATGAACGAATCAGCGAGGATCGCTTTCGCGACGGCGGGGAACTCCGCGCGGGCAGGACCGTCGACGTCCCGAAGGCGGGTCGGAAGCCCCAGCGCGTCGCGAACGTCCATCACGCACTCGAGAACCGCTTTCGCCGGATCGGCCGCGTCGTCGACACCCAGTCCGGCCGCGAGCGTCGTCACTCGTGCGTCGACCGCGTCGTCGTCGAAGAGGAACTCGAGAACGTGGGGAACGACGATCGCGTGGGCGGCCCCTTGCTGGACATCGTACGTTCGAGTGAGTCCGTGACCGAAGGAGTGGACGACCGAGAGCGTCGTTTCGCCCGGACGCGAGATGCCGTACTGAACGAGAACGGTGCCCTCGAGCAGCGTTTCGAACGTGCCGATCCCGCGATCGCCGCGGCCGTACGAACGTATCCCGTCCGCGAGCAACCCGATCCCTCGGGAGGCCGTCGCGTCCGTCACCGGCGTCGCGTTGTTCGCATAGACCGTCTCGACTCCCTTGTCGAACCCGTTCATCACCGATCTCGACAGTATCGATTCGGGAGTCGTCGCGACGAGGCTCGGATCGTAGAACGCCGCCGTCGGCATCAGTTCCGGTCCGGAAATCCCGCCGCCGATCTCCTCGTCGACCAGTCCCGACTCGGGCGAGGCGGTGACGCCTGCGACCTGCGAGAGATCCGCCCCGGCAAGCGTCGTCGGAATCGCAACGATCGGAATCAGTCCCTCATCGGGAACGGTAATCGTTCCTCGATCGGAAAACTCCGCGCCGATGTCCGAACGCGAACGTCCGGACGCGGCGAGGGTGCTGAGTACCTTTGCGACGTCGAGGCTGCTCCCGCCACCGAGACTGATCAGAACGTCGACATCCTCCGCGTGGAGGCGCTCGAGTCCGTCGAAGGCGGTTCCGAGACGTTTTTTCGGCGTCGTTTCGTCGAAGACTGTCGCTAACCGGCTTCCCAGACCCGATTTCACCGGATCGATCACGTCTGGTGATCCTCCGACCGTCGATCCACAGACGATCATCGCTCGCTCGAATCCCCGTCGTTCGAGTTCGTCCTCGAGCCCGTCGACGGAATCCGCACCGAATCTGAGCGCGGGTGGCTCGTATTCGAATCTGAACGCTGATGTCCTCTCGTGATCGTCGATTTCCGAATCCGATCTCGTCATGCTCAGCCCTACGAACCGGGTCGTGTTAAAGACACGAACAGCGGCGATTCACTCCCTCGAATCCGGGACTCGAAAATACCAACGAGTATTCACCATCTAATGGTAATAGCTGTTGAGTCAATGACAACTATATGGTCCTTAGACCCGATATAATATCAAAAGTCTAATATTACTCGAAACTGAGCGCGTTTCATCCTGCTCAGAAGCGAGAATATGAACACAAAATATTACGTTTCTGAACGAGGATTGCTGATTGCAGGGGTGCGATGTGCGGTCTTATCTGGAACCTCGAACTCGAAATATTAAAAATATAACAACATAGGTGAAAACGATTTATACTGGGAGTGTAAGTATCCAGTACGACATTCAATAAGGTATCTACAGTATGACTATTAAACAGAGTAACCGCGGCCAAACTCATTTCGACTTTTTGATTGGATTTTCCGTTTTTATCGTTGCAGTCATGCTCGTCTTCGCCTCGGCGCCGCAGTTGATCGCCCCCTTTAGCGAGAGCGATGCGGCGGACCCGCTTCGAGCCGACCGAGTCGCCACCGATCTCGCGGAATCGACGTTCGTCGATACGCCATCCTCGACGCAGATCAATACGACGGCGGCTACGGCGTTCTTCGACGAACCCGACGACGTCCACACTACGGTCGGTCTCGATACCCGAACGCCGCTCAACATCTCTGTCGTCAGCACGGAGTCCGGAGAGCCGCTCTCGAGTAACGGCGTCGAGTACACGTTCGGTGAACCGGTCCCCGAACGAGCGGGGCAGGTCTCCGTCACGCAGCGGGTTCTTCAGGTGGACGACGAATCGTACTGGCTGTCCGTGAGGGTGTGGTAACGATGGCACGAGGACAGATACACGCACTCGAGGGGATTTTGGCCGCGGTGTTGCTCGTGTTGAGCCTCGTCTTCGCACTCCAGGTGTCGGCAGTCACTCCGATGACCGAGAGTACGTCGAGCCAACACATCGAGAATCAACAGCGAGCCGTTGGACAGGGGCTGCTCGAGGCGGCGGCCGAAGACGGATCGCTCAAAACCGCACTGTTGTACTGGGACAACGACGCCGAGACGTACCACGGTTCGAACGAGGATCACCGCTACACCAGCGGTTTGCCGGACGACCTCCGGTTGGGATCCGAGCTTCGGCGGACGATCACCGAGCGGGGAATCGCTTTCAATCTCCACGTCAACTACGTCGACGACGGGGAAATCAGTTCTCGAACGCTCGTTACGCAGGGTGAACCAAGCGACCACGCCGTGACCGTGACCGAGACGGTGACGCTCTTCGAGGACGACACGCTGTTCGATTCCAGCGGTGATCCCACCGACGTAACGCTTCAGGACGCCGAAGAGTTCTACGTTCCGAACGAAGCCGACGGGGCGCTATACAACGTGGTCGAAATCGAGTTGAGACTATGGCGGATGTGAGGGGACGGGATGCGCCCCGGAGAGACGAGGATGGGTCGGTCCACCGCGGACAGCTCCTCCTCGTCATGGGAGTGATGATCGCGCTCACACTCGTGTTCCTCGCCGTCCTATTGAACAGCGTCATCTACGCGGAAAACCTCGGAACACGAGGGAGCGATATCGGCGGCAACGACGCCGTTCAGTTCGAATCGGCGGTTCAGGACGCCGGTGAAGGTTTCGTAACCGCGACAAATCGGGACGCGGACTCTCAGGATCACGACCCCCTCGTCAGTGAGTTCGACGAATCGATAGCGGACTGGGACGACCTGTCGAGATCTCATCTCGTCCGGGACGGACACTACGCTTCGCTTTCGTTCGATCGGACGCCATCCAGCCCGTCGAATGGATCACAGATCCGACAAAGTGAGAGCGGCTCGTTCCAGAACGCCAACGACGAGAGCGCTTGGGCCGTCGTCGAGAACGCCGACGTTCGAAACTACTCGATGACGATCCACGACGTGAGTGACGACTTTCTGCTGTCGGTTTCGACCGCCGACGGGGAGTGGAACCTGACCGTTGGGGACGGAAGCGAGACGACGGTAACTACGGAGAGAGACGGAAACGTCATCGCCGACTGTACGGTGCACGACGAACCGTTCGAGATCGATTTCGTCGCCGGAACGGTCGATGGCGACTACTGTAACGGTGAGCCGGTGACGTTCGCGGGAGATCTCGAGGCACCCTACGGAACGATCGAGTACGCAAACGCCAGCGCGGTCGAAGGGACGTACACGCTGACGGTGAACAGTACCGACCCCCTGTCGTCGAACAGCTTCAACCAACCGGGCGAGGACGAGCCGGTTGCCGTCGCCGGAATCTACGCTGCCGACGTTTCGCTGATGTACGAAACCGAGCGAATCGAGTACGAATCGACCGTCACCGCCGCCCCAAACACTCATTATGGACGATAGAGCACTTTCGACCGCGTTGAGTTACGCCCTCTTGCTCGGCGTTACCGTGATGCTCATGGGTGGTCTCTCGGTGGCCGCCGGCGGATTGCTCGAGTCCCAACACGAACGTGCCGTCGAGGCCGAACTCGACGTGATCGGAGAACGCGTCACAGCGGACCTCCAGACTGCGGACAGACTCACGCACACGGCGGGCGAAACCGAATCCCTCGCCGTTCGCTCTTCGTCACCGCAGCTCGTGAGTGGTGGCCACTATACGATCGACGTCGTCAACGGTGGCGAGGAGACGACGCTCGTGGTCGAGAGCGCGGATGTCGACGTCACCACCGAAACGACCGTCCCGACCACGACGCCGGTCGCAGAGACGACGGTTATCGGGGGGGAACTCGAGATCACGTACGACTCCGAAAGCGACGAGCTGGTGATTGCGAATGGATGACCGTGGAGTAACCGAACTGATCGGGTACTCGATCATCTTCGGTCTGGTGTTGCTGTCGTTCAGCATGCTCTTTCTCGTTGGCACGACGACCGTGAGCGATTCTCGAGACCGAACCCAGATCAACAACGCCGAGGCCGCGTTCGAAATCCTCGCTTCGAACATGGACGATCACGCGAACGATCGGGAGGTCGGCCGAGCAACCGAGATCAGAGTTACGGATGCAGCCCTCTATTTCGGTCCGAGCGAATCGGTCAACGTAACCGTGTCCCCGGACGGATCTGAAGACAACGTGACAGTGTACGATCGGTCCACGGAACCGATCGTCTACGAAACTCAGCAGGGAGAACGTGTCGTGTACTCGAACGGAGCGGTGTTTCGAGAGGACACGGACACCAGCCGAATGGTCCGAGAGCCACAGACGAAAATCGACGAGAATCGAACCGTACTTCCACAGGTTCGGTTTACGAGTACAGAAGGTGGAATCTCGGTCGGCGGATCACAGACCGTCCTCGTCCGAACGGAACGCCTCACGTCGAGATTCGAACAGAACACCACCTCCGATGGCTACGAACTCGAAATCGAGATCACGACCGACGAACGTCGCGGGGACGCCTGGAGGTCGTACTTCGGATCGTACGAACTGCTCGAGTGTGCCGAGAGCGACGTGGTCGAGCAGCCCGACGGGAACGTCGCCGTAACCTGCGAGACGACTGGTCAAATGACGAGTGAAATCTACGTTCCTGAAACGAGACTTCAGGGGGAGATCAACTGAACCGGACGTCGGCCGTGTTCTCCGTGATCTGTAGATACGTCACGAATCCTTCGGCTTCGTAATCGATGTACCCCTCCGACTCGTCGTGATCGACCCGTTGAGCGCCGGATTTGTCTTCCACCGTTAGATCCACGTTCGGTCCGTACGCTTCGATCGTCTCGTTGAACAACGCCCCGAGTTCTCTCTCCGAACCGCTCGCGTTCTGTGCGATCACGTCGCTCGTCAAGTTGATCGTGACCGTTTCCGGGTCCGCACTCTGATTCACTTCGAACGCGTCCTCTGCCGTCCACTCCTCACCGGTTGCATCCGTGATCGTCGTATCGACGCCGCCGTGTCCCTGTCCGTGGACGTTAGCCACCTCCGTTCCGTCGACCTCGAGGCTCCAGTCGAGATTGTTCAGCCCCGAACTCCCGTCGCCGGCCAGCGTGAGCGTGAACTCGTTTATCGGGTCGTCTTCCTGAGCGGCCCGTATCCTGATGTCTCCGCCGTCGCTCAGCGGTGTGAGGCCCTGATCGCCCAGCGTGATTAATTCGACGTTCACCGTTTCGTTTTCGTGGTCGACCGACACGTTCCCTTGCGTTCGGTCCTGGAAGTAGCGCTCCCAGCCGAGGTAGTACTCGCTGTGAACCGTCACCTCGACCGTTCCGTTCTCGATCGGGTTTTGATACACCGTTCCATCGTCGTACGTTCTCGAGCTGTTGGGAAAGATTCGTTCCGTCTCGCTCGTTCGCTGAGCGACGATGTCGGTTTTCCCTGTTCGCTGTCCGTCCCCCGTCACGTTGATTATCGGCAAGGTGAGCGTGCCGTATCGGTAGTGGAATTCGGGCGGGGAGACCATCGTGGTGTGGTCCCCATCGTGCTTCCAGACGCCACCACCCTGGTACGCGATCGTCTCCCCATCGGTGGCGTACGTGATCTCACCGAGCGAGAACGTCTCGTTTCCGATCAACTCGCCAGTATCAGTCCCGGTCCGATTGTAGTGAGTGATCTCCATTCGACCCGCCGTTTCGTTGACGCCGTACGTGCCGCTCTGACCACTGACCGAAACCGTCTGCGCCGTCGACTCTCCGAGCGTCACTTCCGATATCTTCGATCCGACGAGCGAGAGTTCGTTTTCGGCGGCACCGACTTCGGTCGTCTGCTGGTGGCCGTCCACGATCGCCATTCCAGCCAAAAACAACCCCGTCGCTGAAATGATCGAAAATCCCAAAAGCAATACCAGGCCGATGATCTCCGATTGCGAACGCTCGTCCGGATTTGTTTCCGCGATCGAATCCGGGCGTGGGCCACTACTACTCACTGTGCGTGAGTCACAGCACACTGATAAAATAGTATCGGTAATTAGTATGTCATGCAAGTAACCGGACGCACAGATCGCGAAGAGACTGACACGTTAGTCTGACCCATGTGTCAGTGAATCATTAGAATACCGGCTTCCGTCTGCCGGGTCGAGAAGGTCTTTTTATACTGGATTACAAGGCGAATACCCCGACCTACCGTGGTCGGGGATGAAGCCGACAACTCGTGAGACAAACCATTAACTGAACACATATGTAATCAAGAGACAGCGATGGAGTACAGTCACCGCTACCGCGCCTACCCGACAAGTGAGGTAGCGGAGCGACTGGAACATCATCTCGATGTTCATCGCCAACTCTATAATCACGTCCGCTGGGACTACGAGCAAGCCCCAGAGGACGACAAACCGTCCGAGTACGGCCAGAACAACAAACTTCCCGAGTGGAAACGCAGGTGGCCGATATTCGCGGAGCTACACTCGAAAGCCGCCCAGGCCACTGTCGCCCGCTTCCACCACAACCTCACCGTCCTGAGCGAACTCAAAGAGAAAGGATACAGCGTCGGTCGGCTCAAACGGCAAGTACCCATCGACTACCGAAGCGTGACGTACAACCAGAGTGGCTTCGACCTCGATGAAAAGAAGGCCACGACAAGTACGCGTACGTCCGCTTCAGCAAAATTGGCTGGGTGAAAATCAGGTACTCACGCCCGATTCCCGACCACACCACCATCAAAGAAGTCACATTCAAAAAGGAGACGACCGGCGAGTGGTTCGTCTCCTTCGGCCTCGAAACCGACGACGCCAATCTGTCCGAGAAACCCGCTGTAGACTCACTAGATGCGAGCAATAGCGTTGGGATTGATCTCGGTATCCAGAACTACATCCACACCTCGGATGGTAAGACGGTGGATTGGCTCGCCCTCAAAGACGAGTACGAGCGATTGCGCCGAGAGCAACGCAAACTCTCACGGAAAGAACACGGCAGCCGAAACTACGAGAAGCAACGGCTGAAGGTTGCCAAGGCAAAGCGTCGTATCCAGCGGAAGGTGCTGGACTTTCAGCACAAGTTGACGACGTGGCTCGTCAAGGAGTACGATGCCGTGTTCGCGGAAGACCTGAACGTCCAGAGTATGCTTCAGGGCGATGGGAACGCTCGGAATAAGCAGGATGTGGCGTGGCGACAGTTCATCACACTCCTCGAATACAAGGGCGACCTGTACGGGACGCACATCGTTCAGGTAGAAGCGCGAGGTACTACCAAAGAGTGCGCGGCATGTGGCGTGGAGACACCAAAGCCTATCTGGGTCAGGGAACACTCGTGCCCTTTGTGTGGGTTCGAGACAGACAGAGATGCGAATGCGGCGATAAACATCTTACAGCGTGGGTTTTCTAAGTTAGGGCTGGGATGGCCCGAAACAACGCCTGTGGAGACTGTGACCGCTACGGAGGCCGATGACTTTCGAGAGGTGTCTGCAAGTCGCGTCATCGAAACAGGAAGCCTGCCCTCGTGAGAGCAGGATTCCCCGCGCCACCGTGCGCGGGGTAACATTCAACGAAGGTGGCTAGGGCGATCAGGACACTGTGGACCGTCGAATTCCAAACCCGATCCGTCTCTGTCTGCTCTGGATCGGGCTCGCGCTCGCTCGAGTCGGTCTGATCGACCCGGATCGAGCGCGTCGCGTGACGTCGCTCGCCTGGCCCCGAATCGTCACCGGTCTCGCCCGGATGTCAAAGAGCGCCGTCGACGTCGCGATGGTCGGGATCGCCGTCGGCTCGGCGGCCATCGCCGGCGTCGGCTTCGCCGCCCCCTTCTGGGGGCTCGCATTCAGCATCGGCGGCGGCGTTGCGGGCGGTACGATTGCGCTGGTCTCACAGCGCTACGGGGCCGAAACGTTCGATCAACTGGGGCAAGCAGTCCGCTCGAGTACCGTATTGGTGGTCGTCGTCTCACTGCCGATCACTGCGGCGTTCTGGCAGTACTCGGCCGAGCTGATCTCACTCATCAGCGACGATCCGGAGGCGATCGAACTGGGTGCTGCGTACCTTCAGATCGTCGGTCTCGGCGTCCCCTTCGCCGGGCTCAATCTCGTGGGAAGTCGCACGTTCGTCGGGATGGACGACGCCTGGAAGCCGATGATTATCCGGGCGGGGGGAGCCGTCGCCAACATCGCGTTGAACGCCCTCCTCATC is part of the Natrarchaeobius halalkaliphilus genome and harbors:
- the queC gene encoding 7-cyano-7-deazaguanine synthase QueC — encoded protein: MTIDENTDSDTGTDDPVEPALEFAAEPTDGRAVVLLSGGMDSATAAYAARDRGYELCCLHTTYGQRTEDREHDCARKLASELTASDFLRIETDHLAEIGASSLTDDGMALEDADTERDEIPSSYVPFRNANLLSMAVSYAEATDCETVVIGAHSEDFSGYPDCRPQFFEAFERLVAVGTKPGTEITIDAPFVDWSKTEIAEYGIDLGVPYEHTWSCYRENEPACGTCDACAYRLQAFQRIGVRDPIAYERRPSYTDG
- a CDS encoding iron-containing alcohol dehydrogenase family protein, with translation MTRSDSEIDDHERTSAFRFEYEPPALRFGADSVDGLEDELERRGFERAMIVCGSTVGGSPDVIDPVKSGLGSRLATVFDETTPKKRLGTAFDGLERLHAEDVDVLISLGGGSSLDVAKVLSTLAASGRSRSDIGAEFSDRGTITVPDEGLIPIVAIPTTLAGADLSQVAGVTASPESGLVDEEIGGGISGPELMPTAAFYDPSLVATTPESILSRSVMNGFDKGVETVYANNATPVTDATASRGIGLLADGIRSYGRGDRGIGTFETLLEGTVLVQYGISRPGETTLSVVHSFGHGLTRTYDVQQGAAHAIVVPHVLEFLFDDDAVDARVTTLAAGLGVDDAADPAKAVLECVMDVRDALGLPTRLRDVDGPARAEFPAVAKAILADSFMANAPPGFDPDPEEIEGVLERAW
- a CDS encoding DUF7287 family protein, whose translation is MTIKQSNRGQTHFDFLIGFSVFIVAVMLVFASAPQLIAPFSESDAADPLRADRVATDLAESTFVDTPSSTQINTTAATAFFDEPDDVHTTVGLDTRTPLNISVVSTESGEPLSSNGVEYTFGEPVPERAGQVSVTQRVLQVDDESYWLSVRVW
- a CDS encoding DUF7288 family protein, which translates into the protein MARGQIHALEGILAAVLLVLSLVFALQVSAVTPMTESTSSQHIENQQRAVGQGLLEAAAEDGSLKTALLYWDNDAETYHGSNEDHRYTSGLPDDLRLGSELRRTITERGIAFNLHVNYVDDGEISSRTLVTQGEPSDHAVTVTETVTLFEDDTLFDSSGDPTDVTLQDAEEFYVPNEADGALYNVVEIELRLWRM
- a CDS encoding DUF7261 family protein is translated as MADVRGRDAPRRDEDGSVHRGQLLLVMGVMIALTLVFLAVLLNSVIYAENLGTRGSDIGGNDAVQFESAVQDAGEGFVTATNRDADSQDHDPLVSEFDESIADWDDLSRSHLVRDGHYASLSFDRTPSSPSNGSQIRQSESGSFQNANDESAWAVVENADVRNYSMTIHDVSDDFLLSVSTADGEWNLTVGDGSETTVTTERDGNVIADCTVHDEPFEIDFVAGTVDGDYCNGEPVTFAGDLEAPYGTIEYANASAVEGTYTLTVNSTDPLSSNSFNQPGEDEPVAVAGIYAADVSLMYETERIEYESTVTAAPNTHYGR
- a CDS encoding DUF7266 family protein — translated: MDDRALSTALSYALLLGVTVMLMGGLSVAAGGLLESQHERAVEAELDVIGERVTADLQTADRLTHTAGETESLAVRSSSPQLVSGGHYTIDVVNGGEETTLVVESADVDVTTETTVPTTTPVAETTVIGGELEITYDSESDELVIANG
- a CDS encoding DUF7289 family protein — its product is MDDRGVTELIGYSIIFGLVLLSFSMLFLVGTTTVSDSRDRTQINNAEAAFEILASNMDDHANDREVGRATEIRVTDAALYFGPSESVNVTVSPDGSEDNVTVYDRSTEPIVYETQQGERVVYSNGAVFREDTDTSRMVREPQTKIDENRTVLPQVRFTSTEGGISVGGSQTVLVRTERLTSRFEQNTTSDGYELEIEITTDERRGDAWRSYFGSYELLECAESDVVEQPDGNVAVTCETTGQMTSEIYVPETRLQGEIN
- a CDS encoding DUF7289 family protein, whose protein sequence is MSSSGPRPDSIAETNPDERSQSEIIGLVLLLGFSIISATGLFLAGMAIVDGHQQTTEVGAAENELSLVGSKISEVTLGESTAQTVSVSGQSGTYGVNETAGRMEITHYNRTGTDTGELIGNETFSLGEITYATDGETIAYQGGGVWKHDGDHTTMVSPPEFHYRYGTLTLPIINVTGDGQRTGKTDIVAQRTSETERIFPNSSRTYDDGTVYQNPIENGTVEVTVHSEYYLGWERYFQDRTQGNVSVDHENETVNVELITLGDQGLTPLSDGGDIRIRAAQEDDPINEFTLTLAGDGSSGLNNLDWSLEVDGTEVANVHGQGHGGVDTTITDATGEEWTAEDAFEVNQSADPETVTINLTSDVIAQNASGSERELGALFNETIEAYGPNVDLTVEDKSGAQRVDHDESEGYIDYEAEGFVTYLQITENTADVRFS